In Heliangelus exortis chromosome 18, bHelExo1.hap1, whole genome shotgun sequence, a single genomic region encodes these proteins:
- the LOC139804416 gene encoding receptor-type tyrosine-protein phosphatase eta-like isoform X1 has translation MRRLLLLPLPLPCLLLPLLLLAEVRYTVACPEGCNSTNLTAGNSSNNDLSGNSTSENKASEGGRSSRNVSPDSDQNNGILHDLKAENIGVNSVNLTWEVSDTASSYTYSIEVANGTFVRNVTSKAVEIPDLIPGTLYNFTVIVEVNNTETEGGRFFITLFTKPSPVHDLKAQDIGVTSVSLTWATSDTASNSYTYRIEVVGGTSGNWNLTSNVTRAEVTGLTPGMKYQFTVFAAVNDSQTEGEGVSIDVYTKPSPVQDLKAQDIGVTSVILTWATSDTASNSYTYRIEVVGGTSYKRNLTSNVTRAEVTGLTPGMEYQLTVFAAVNDSQTEGEGVPTHVYTKPSPVHDLKAQDIGETSVSLTWATSDTASNSYTYRIEVVGGTSYKRNLTSSVTRVEVTGLTPGMKYQLTVFAAVNDSQTEGEGVPIDVYTKPSPVHDLKAQDIGVTSVSLTWATSDTASNSYTYRIEVVGGTSYKRNLTSSVTRVEVTGLTPGMKYQFTVFAAVNDSQTEGEGVPTHVYTKPSPVQDLKAQDIGETSVILTWATSDTASNSYTYRIEVVGGTSGNWNLTSNVTRAEVTDLTPGMKYQLTVFAAVNDSQTEGEGVSIDVYTKPATVNFFQCEPVAKQSSLMLKWECPPGKNIGFRIKVFNVTWEKEQDAPSCMEEGSKKTSIIEDLNYFGTYTVTIATRSNTSESPPVQTTCNTSITDPPAPSKAPFVKAVSHSSLSVEFSDFESVNGPLKAYAVMITTEEQEGFESLKSKLNNTYKDFKEKLTVTYVTYVMDAEQSGTAFHSQDGANVIDVGNGNTMYGYENGPLMPLGSYRACVAGFTNITFTMARIIVGEDSYVSFTPCSEAVFLPQDPGVIAGAVIGSLLAVLAVVAIGGFIFWRRKRKDKRNTEVSFSPIKSKMIKVENFESYFRKQQADSNCGFAEEYEELKSAGVHQPKFAAELPENRGKNRYNNVLPYDISRVKLSDHNSPTDEYINASYIPGYNSKKAFIAAQGPLSNTIDDFWRMIWEKKIYSIVMLTKCVEQARTKCEQYWPDKQSKSYGDITVTIVSEIVLPEWTIREFTVEKSNTPDSHTVRQFHYTSWPDHGVPETTDLLINFRHLVHEHSSQNPIDSPILVHCSAGVGRTGTFIAIDRLIQQMEMENTVDVYGVVYELRMHRPLMVQTEDQYVFLNQCVVDIIRSQKDKKTDLIYQNMTAMAIYENFTPGTGFGKANGYHA, from the exons gtcaGATACACAGTTGCCT GCCCTGAGGGTTGCAATTCAACAAATTTAACTGCAGGAAACAGTAGTAATAATGATTTATCAGGAAACTCTACAAGTGAGAACAAAGCCAGTGAAGGTGGAAGATCATCCAGAAATGTGTCACCTGACAGTGACCAGAACAATGGAATAT TGCATGATCTCAAGGCAGAAAACATTGGTGTGAATTCTGTCAACTTAACTTGGGAAGTGAGCGACACTGCTTCCAGCTACACCTACAGTATAGAGGTTGCAAACGGTACCTTTGTGAGAAACGTGACATCCAAAGCAGTGGAAATTCCTGACTTAATCCCTGGGACACTGTACAACTTCACGGTAATCGTGGAAGTGAATaatacagaaacagaaggaGGAAGATTTTTCATAACATTGTTCACAA AGCCCAGCCCAGTCCATGATCTCAAGGCACAAGACATTGGTGTGACTTCTGTCAGCTTAACGTGGGCAACGAGTGACACTGCTTCAAACAGCTACACGTACAGGATAGAGGTTGTAGGTGGTACCTCTGGTAACTGGAACCTGACCTCCAATGTCACCAGAGCTGAAGTTACTGGCTTAACCCCTGGGATGAAGTACCAGTTCACAGTATTTGCAGCAGTGAATGACAGCCagacagaaggagaaggagTGTCCATTGATGTCTATACCA AGCCCAGCCCAGTCCAGGATCTCAAGGCACAAGACATTGGTGTGACTTCTGTCATCTTAACGTGGGCAACGAGTGACACTGCTTCAAACAGCTACACGTACAGGATAGAGGTTGTAGGTGGTACCTCTTATAAAAGGAACCTGACCTCCAATGTCACCAGAGCTGAAGTTACTGGCTTAACCCCTGGGATGGAGTACCAGCTCACAGTATTTGCAGCAGTGAATGACAGCCagacagaaggagaaggagTGCCCACTCATGTCTATACCA AGCCCAGCCCAGTCCATGATCTCAAGGCACAAGACATTGGTGAGACTTCTGTCAGCTTAACGTGGGCAACGAGTGACACTGCTTCAAACAGCTACACGTACAGGATAGAGGTTGTAGGTGGTACCTCTTATAAAAGGAACCTGACCTCCAGTGTCACCAGAGTTGAAGTTACTGGCTTAACCCCTGGGATGAAGTACCAGCTCACAGTATTTGCAGCAGTGAATGACAGCCagacagaaggagaaggagTGCCCATTGATGTCTATACCA AGCCCAGCCCAGTCCATGATCTCAAGGCACAAGACATTGGTGTGACTTCTGTCAGCTTAACGTGGGCAACGAGTGACACTGCTTCAAACAGCTACACGTACAGGATAGAGGTTGTAGGTGGTACCTCTTATAAAAGGAACCTGACCTCCAGTGTCACCAGAGTTGAAGTTACTGGCTTAACCCCTGGGATGAAGTACCAGTTCACAGTATTTGCAGCAGTGAATGACAGCCagacagaaggagaaggagTGCCCACTCATGTCTATACCA AGCCCAGCCCAGTCCAGGATCTCAAGGCACAAGACATTGGTGAGACTTCTGTCATCTTAACGTGGGCAACGAGTGACACTGCTTCAAACAGCTACACGTACAGGATAGAGGTTGTAGGTGGTACCTCTGGTAACTGGAACCTGACCTCCAATGTCACCAGAGCTGAAGTTACTGACTTAACCCCTGGGATGAAGTACCAGCTCACAGTATTTGCAGCAGTGAATGACAGCCagacagaaggagaaggagTGTCCATTGATGTCTATACCA aaccTGCCACAGTGAATTTCTTTCAGTGTGAACCAGTGGCCAAGCAGTCTTCTCTAATGCTGAAGTGGGAGTGTCCTCCTGGTAAAAATATTGGCTTCAGAATTAAAGTATTTAATGTAACCTGGGAAAAAGAACAGGATGCTCCATCCTGCATGGAAGAAGGCTCAAAGAAAACCTCCATAATAGAAGATCTGAATTATTTTGGCACCTATACTGTTACTATTGCAACTCGTTCAAATACTTCTGAGAGCCCTCCAGTGCAGACCACGTGTAACACAAGCATTACTG ACCCACCTGCACCAAGCAAAGCTCCTTTTGTCAAGGCAGTCAGTCACAGCTCATTGTCTGTTGAATTCTCTGATTTTGAGTCAGTGAATGGACCATTAAAAGCCTATGCAGTAATGATCACAACAGAGGAGCAAG aaggttTTGAGTCTTTGAAATCTAAATTGAACAACACGTACAAGGATTTCAAGGAGAAGCTGACAGTCACCTATGTAACATATGTCATGGATGCAGAGCAGTCAGGCACAGCTTTCCATTCTCAGGATGGTGCAAATGTCATTGATGTGGGCAATGGAAACACGATGTATGGCTATGAAAATGGACCCCTGATGCCACTGGGTTCCTACAG GGCGTGTGTTGCAGGATTCACTAATATAACCTTTACCATGGCCAGGATCATTGTGGGGGAAGACAGTTATGTGTCATTTACACCTTGCTCTGAGGCTGTTTTCCTACCCCAGGATCCAG GTGTAATTGCTGGAGCTGTTATTGGATCCCTTTTAGCTGTATTGGCTGTAGTTGCTATAGGGGGTTTCATattctggagaaggaaaag gaaagataaaagaaatactgaagtgtCCTTTTCTCCAATTAA ATCAAAAATGATTAAAGTGGAGAACTTTGAGTCCTACTTTAGGAAGCAGCAAGCTGACTCCAACTGTGGTTTTGCTGAAGAGTATGAG GAGCTCAAGTCTGCTGGTGTTCATCAGCCCAAATTTGCTGCTGAACTTCCtgagaacagaggaaaaaatagataCAACAATGTCTTGCCAT atgATATTTCTCGTGTTAAACTTTCAGATCACAACTCTCCAACTGATGAATATATTAATGCAAGCTATATTCCT GGCTATAACtcaaaaaaggcatttattgCTGCACAGGGTCCTTTATCCAACACCATAGATGACTTCTGGCGCatgatttgggaaaaaaaaatctactctATTGTTATGCTGACAAAATGTGTTGAACAAGCTCGg ACAAAATGTGAGCAATACTGGCCAGACAAACAGTCCAAGAGCTATGGTGACATTACTGTTACAATAGTCTCAGAGATTGTCCTTCCAGAATGGACAATAAGGGAATTCACTGTAGAAAAG TCCAACACACCAGACAGCCACACAGTGCGCCAGTTCCACTACACCTCCTGGCCAGATCATGGAGTGCCAGAGACAACAGACCTGCTCATCAACTTCAGACACCTTGTTCATGAGCACAGCAGTCAAAATCCAATTGACTCCCCTATTCTGGTGCATTGCAG TGCTGGCGTCGGGAGGACGGGGACGTTCATTGCCATTGACCGCCTGATCCAGCAGATGGAGATGGAGAACACTGTGGATGTCTACGGGGTGGTCTATGAGCTTCGGATGCACCGGCCCCTGATGGTGCAAACTGAG GACCAGTATGTCTTCCTAAACCAGTGTGTTGTGGATATTATTCGATcccagaaagacaagaaaactgATCTTATTTACCAAAACATGACAGCAATGGCAATCTATGAAAATTTCACACCTGGAACAGGCTTTGGAAAGGCCAATGGGTACCATGCATAG
- the LOC139804416 gene encoding receptor-type tyrosine-protein phosphatase eta-like isoform X2, whose amino-acid sequence MRRLLLLPLPLPCLLLPLLLLAEVRYTVACPEGCNSTNLTAGNSSNNDLSGNSTSENKASEGGRSSRNVSPDSDQNNGILHDLKAENIGVNSVNLTWEVSDTASSYTYSIEVANGTFVRNVTSKAVEIPDLIPGTLYNFTVIVEVNNTETEGGRFFITLFTKPSPVHDLKAQDIGVTSVSLTWATSDTASNSYTYRIEVVGGTSGNWNLTSNVTRAEVTGLTPGMKYQFTVFAAVNDSQTEGEGVSIDVYTKPSPVHDLKAQDIGETSVSLTWATSDTASNSYTYRIEVVGGTSYKRNLTSSVTRVEVTGLTPGMKYQLTVFAAVNDSQTEGEGVPIDVYTKPSPVHDLKAQDIGVTSVSLTWATSDTASNSYTYRIEVVGGTSYKRNLTSSVTRVEVTGLTPGMKYQFTVFAAVNDSQTEGEGVPTHVYTKPSPVQDLKAQDIGETSVILTWATSDTASNSYTYRIEVVGGTSGNWNLTSNVTRAEVTDLTPGMKYQLTVFAAVNDSQTEGEGVSIDVYTKPATVNFFQCEPVAKQSSLMLKWECPPGKNIGFRIKVFNVTWEKEQDAPSCMEEGSKKTSIIEDLNYFGTYTVTIATRSNTSESPPVQTTCNTSITDPPAPSKAPFVKAVSHSSLSVEFSDFESVNGPLKAYAVMITTEEQEGFESLKSKLNNTYKDFKEKLTVTYVTYVMDAEQSGTAFHSQDGANVIDVGNGNTMYGYENGPLMPLGSYRACVAGFTNITFTMARIIVGEDSYVSFTPCSEAVFLPQDPGVIAGAVIGSLLAVLAVVAIGGFIFWRRKRKDKRNTEVSFSPIKSKMIKVENFESYFRKQQADSNCGFAEEYEELKSAGVHQPKFAAELPENRGKNRYNNVLPYDISRVKLSDHNSPTDEYINASYIPGYNSKKAFIAAQGPLSNTIDDFWRMIWEKKIYSIVMLTKCVEQARTKCEQYWPDKQSKSYGDITVTIVSEIVLPEWTIREFTVEKSNTPDSHTVRQFHYTSWPDHGVPETTDLLINFRHLVHEHSSQNPIDSPILVHCSAGVGRTGTFIAIDRLIQQMEMENTVDVYGVVYELRMHRPLMVQTEDQYVFLNQCVVDIIRSQKDKKTDLIYQNMTAMAIYENFTPGTGFGKANGYHA is encoded by the exons gtcaGATACACAGTTGCCT GCCCTGAGGGTTGCAATTCAACAAATTTAACTGCAGGAAACAGTAGTAATAATGATTTATCAGGAAACTCTACAAGTGAGAACAAAGCCAGTGAAGGTGGAAGATCATCCAGAAATGTGTCACCTGACAGTGACCAGAACAATGGAATAT TGCATGATCTCAAGGCAGAAAACATTGGTGTGAATTCTGTCAACTTAACTTGGGAAGTGAGCGACACTGCTTCCAGCTACACCTACAGTATAGAGGTTGCAAACGGTACCTTTGTGAGAAACGTGACATCCAAAGCAGTGGAAATTCCTGACTTAATCCCTGGGACACTGTACAACTTCACGGTAATCGTGGAAGTGAATaatacagaaacagaaggaGGAAGATTTTTCATAACATTGTTCACAA AGCCCAGCCCAGTCCATGATCTCAAGGCACAAGACATTGGTGTGACTTCTGTCAGCTTAACGTGGGCAACGAGTGACACTGCTTCAAACAGCTACACGTACAGGATAGAGGTTGTAGGTGGTACCTCTGGTAACTGGAACCTGACCTCCAATGTCACCAGAGCTGAAGTTACTGGCTTAACCCCTGGGATGAAGTACCAGTTCACAGTATTTGCAGCAGTGAATGACAGCCagacagaaggagaaggagTGTCCATTGATGTCTATACCA AGCCCAGCCCAGTCCATGATCTCAAGGCACAAGACATTGGTGAGACTTCTGTCAGCTTAACGTGGGCAACGAGTGACACTGCTTCAAACAGCTACACGTACAGGATAGAGGTTGTAGGTGGTACCTCTTATAAAAGGAACCTGACCTCCAGTGTCACCAGAGTTGAAGTTACTGGCTTAACCCCTGGGATGAAGTACCAGCTCACAGTATTTGCAGCAGTGAATGACAGCCagacagaaggagaaggagTGCCCATTGATGTCTATACCA AGCCCAGCCCAGTCCATGATCTCAAGGCACAAGACATTGGTGTGACTTCTGTCAGCTTAACGTGGGCAACGAGTGACACTGCTTCAAACAGCTACACGTACAGGATAGAGGTTGTAGGTGGTACCTCTTATAAAAGGAACCTGACCTCCAGTGTCACCAGAGTTGAAGTTACTGGCTTAACCCCTGGGATGAAGTACCAGTTCACAGTATTTGCAGCAGTGAATGACAGCCagacagaaggagaaggagTGCCCACTCATGTCTATACCA AGCCCAGCCCAGTCCAGGATCTCAAGGCACAAGACATTGGTGAGACTTCTGTCATCTTAACGTGGGCAACGAGTGACACTGCTTCAAACAGCTACACGTACAGGATAGAGGTTGTAGGTGGTACCTCTGGTAACTGGAACCTGACCTCCAATGTCACCAGAGCTGAAGTTACTGACTTAACCCCTGGGATGAAGTACCAGCTCACAGTATTTGCAGCAGTGAATGACAGCCagacagaaggagaaggagTGTCCATTGATGTCTATACCA aaccTGCCACAGTGAATTTCTTTCAGTGTGAACCAGTGGCCAAGCAGTCTTCTCTAATGCTGAAGTGGGAGTGTCCTCCTGGTAAAAATATTGGCTTCAGAATTAAAGTATTTAATGTAACCTGGGAAAAAGAACAGGATGCTCCATCCTGCATGGAAGAAGGCTCAAAGAAAACCTCCATAATAGAAGATCTGAATTATTTTGGCACCTATACTGTTACTATTGCAACTCGTTCAAATACTTCTGAGAGCCCTCCAGTGCAGACCACGTGTAACACAAGCATTACTG ACCCACCTGCACCAAGCAAAGCTCCTTTTGTCAAGGCAGTCAGTCACAGCTCATTGTCTGTTGAATTCTCTGATTTTGAGTCAGTGAATGGACCATTAAAAGCCTATGCAGTAATGATCACAACAGAGGAGCAAG aaggttTTGAGTCTTTGAAATCTAAATTGAACAACACGTACAAGGATTTCAAGGAGAAGCTGACAGTCACCTATGTAACATATGTCATGGATGCAGAGCAGTCAGGCACAGCTTTCCATTCTCAGGATGGTGCAAATGTCATTGATGTGGGCAATGGAAACACGATGTATGGCTATGAAAATGGACCCCTGATGCCACTGGGTTCCTACAG GGCGTGTGTTGCAGGATTCACTAATATAACCTTTACCATGGCCAGGATCATTGTGGGGGAAGACAGTTATGTGTCATTTACACCTTGCTCTGAGGCTGTTTTCCTACCCCAGGATCCAG GTGTAATTGCTGGAGCTGTTATTGGATCCCTTTTAGCTGTATTGGCTGTAGTTGCTATAGGGGGTTTCATattctggagaaggaaaag gaaagataaaagaaatactgaagtgtCCTTTTCTCCAATTAA ATCAAAAATGATTAAAGTGGAGAACTTTGAGTCCTACTTTAGGAAGCAGCAAGCTGACTCCAACTGTGGTTTTGCTGAAGAGTATGAG GAGCTCAAGTCTGCTGGTGTTCATCAGCCCAAATTTGCTGCTGAACTTCCtgagaacagaggaaaaaatagataCAACAATGTCTTGCCAT atgATATTTCTCGTGTTAAACTTTCAGATCACAACTCTCCAACTGATGAATATATTAATGCAAGCTATATTCCT GGCTATAACtcaaaaaaggcatttattgCTGCACAGGGTCCTTTATCCAACACCATAGATGACTTCTGGCGCatgatttgggaaaaaaaaatctactctATTGTTATGCTGACAAAATGTGTTGAACAAGCTCGg ACAAAATGTGAGCAATACTGGCCAGACAAACAGTCCAAGAGCTATGGTGACATTACTGTTACAATAGTCTCAGAGATTGTCCTTCCAGAATGGACAATAAGGGAATTCACTGTAGAAAAG TCCAACACACCAGACAGCCACACAGTGCGCCAGTTCCACTACACCTCCTGGCCAGATCATGGAGTGCCAGAGACAACAGACCTGCTCATCAACTTCAGACACCTTGTTCATGAGCACAGCAGTCAAAATCCAATTGACTCCCCTATTCTGGTGCATTGCAG TGCTGGCGTCGGGAGGACGGGGACGTTCATTGCCATTGACCGCCTGATCCAGCAGATGGAGATGGAGAACACTGTGGATGTCTACGGGGTGGTCTATGAGCTTCGGATGCACCGGCCCCTGATGGTGCAAACTGAG GACCAGTATGTCTTCCTAAACCAGTGTGTTGTGGATATTATTCGATcccagaaagacaagaaaactgATCTTATTTACCAAAACATGACAGCAATGGCAATCTATGAAAATTTCACACCTGGAACAGGCTTTGGAAAGGCCAATGGGTACCATGCATAG